A genomic window from Salvia splendens isolate huo1 chromosome 11, SspV2, whole genome shotgun sequence includes:
- the LOC121754808 gene encoding uncharacterized protein LOC121754808: MSECYNNVLRGVRELPIRALVDLTFWRTVKWWVEKKTTIEHTEGELTPWARDKLAKNDSKGRKHYITVIDRDVGKYHVRTRGRIVKGVSKGNNVQIVRYLESSCSCGKWQMWRIPCSHACAVARDRGHVIMDLIDEKYYLGTWRSQYYTQVSFDAPRHEEYWVAPSWKLCITPQQLIPRTRGRVRRRRILNQMDVHEEDEPMAPRRCRNCGIEGHDRRNCSAGAVQ; the protein is encoded by the coding sequence ATGTCGGAGTGCTACAATAACGTCTTGAGGGGTGTGAGAGAGTTGCCGATTAGAGCGTTGgttgatttgacattttggaGGACGGTGAAATGGTGGGTGGAGAAGAAGACAACAATCGAACACACCGAAGGTGAATTAACCCCATGGGCGAGGGACAAACTTGCTAAGAATGACTCAAAGGGGCGAAAACATTACATCACTGTCATTGACCGAGATGTTGGGAAGTACCATGTCCGAACTCGAGGAAGAATCGTAAAAGGAGTGTCAAAGGGCAACAATGTTCAAATAGTCAGGTATTTGGAATCGAGTTGCAGTTGTggtaagtggcagatgtggagaatcCCTTGTTCGCATGCTTGTGCGGTTGCTAGAGACAGAGGTCATGTTATAATGGACCTCATAGATGAGAAGTACTACCTAGGTACATGGAGATCCCAGTACTATACTCAAGTTTCATTTGATGCACCAAGACACGAAGAGTATTGGGTTGCACCTTCATGGAAATTGTGCATCACCCCTCAGCAGTTGATTCCTAGAACGCGTGGCCGCGTTAGAAGAAGGAGGATActtaatcaaatggatgtccaTGAGGAAGATGAACCGATGGCTCCCCGCCGTTGCAGAAATTGCGGGATAGAGGGGCATGACCGAAGAAATTGCTCAGCCGGTGCCGTTCAGTAA
- the LOC121755100 gene encoding uncharacterized protein LOC121755100, with protein sequence MASASSEQQLCYGPEDPSVLFHQNEHISASLLANGTTNVFRVRRTESKVWALPIHEDVMHWLDVWGFRGVIECGRPRRMDNDLITALIERWRPETHCFHLPVGEVTVTLQDVQNLWGLRADGRVFTGCEVTVSYLVQPVTQSTVGMNESASSMMKLVETIQGIWHLTSEHDTDPRLRQIRAMAADALRTTDHTDVMEYPTSQRRNVVMPPRPPTSLRHGLPGVRTGGHGITRQHRLSQQQPPQPDYAVPEPLSPEHDPPGWSQLSGASHEPSQWGARASCDSFFGGGSDWGATQPGRDSYFQNYQFVDPVGEEEGGEEEEEEGGEEEEVGGEEEDEVIFRRTSEGSSRPAMKSSSSTIGRAMHNVLRGLSTRKNKGKAPTKFTPSSR encoded by the exons atggcatctgcaagttctgaacaacagttatgttatggacctgaggatccatccGTACTGTTTCATCAAAACGAACatatttcagcctcattgttggcgaatggcacaacaaatgtgttcagagttcgtaggacggagagtaaggttTGGGCATTGCCAATACATGAAGATGTGATGCATTGGCTTGATGTTTGGGGGTTCAGAGGTGTGATTGAATGTGGAAGGCCAAGAAGGATGGACAATGACCTAATAACTGCATTGATCGAGCGATGGAGGCCTGAGACCcactgtttccaccttccagttggTGAGGTAACCGtaaccttacaggatgtgcaaaacctgtggggtttgagagcagacggtcGTGTTTTCACTGGCTGTGAGGTAACAGTGTCGTACCTAGTTCAACCTGTGACACAGTCAACGGTTGGGATGAACGAGTCAGCATCTTCTATGATGAAATTG GTCGAGACCATTCAGGGGATATGGCATTTGACCTCTGAACACGACACAGACCCTCGATTACGGCAGATTCGTGCAATGGCTGCTGATGCGCTTCGTACGACGGACCATACTGATGTGATGGAGTATCCAACATCGCAACGGCGAAATGTGGTCATGCCGCCACGCCCACCAACTTCTCTTCGTCATGGACTGCCGGGTGTCCGGACGGGAGGACACGGGATTACACGACAGCATAGGTTGTCGCAGCAGCAACCTCCGCAACCTGATTATGCGGTACCAGAGCCCTTGAGTCCGGAGCACGATCCCCCAGGATGGTCTCAGTTGAGTGGTGCAAGCCATGAGCCCTCGCAATGGGGAGCACGGGCATCATGTGATTCGTTCTTTGGCGGTGGGTCTGATTGGGGTGCAACTCAACCAGGGCGTGATTCATACTTTCAAAATTATCAATTTGTTGATCCTGTGGGGGAAGAAGagggcggggaagaagaagaagaagagggcggggaagaagaagaagtcggcggggaagaagaagacgaagtAATATTCCGACGAACGTCCGAGGGATCCTCACGACCAGCTATGAAGAGTTCATCAAGTACGATTGGGAGGGCTATGCACAATGTATTAAGGGGATTGTCAACAAGGAAGAACAAAGGGAAAGCTCCGACAAAGTTCACGCCTTCATCTAGATAG
- the LOC121756261 gene encoding probably inactive leucine-rich repeat receptor-like protein kinase IMK2: protein MHRNLTPHFPQIKSPIMSHFLTIPAATVLLLFLITAASSSADPSETAALRAFKSSVKPASIPPSSCLATWNFSFDPCAAPRVTHFTCGVTCAAGRVVQLTLDSQGYSGTLTPLISQLSQLVTLDVGENDFHGPIPASIASLPNLRNLILRVNSFSGALPASIAAAKSLTTLDLARNSISGALPDLSPLESLTRLDLSYNKLTGALPRLPPNLNELALKSNSLSGQLTKSSFSELTHLMVLELAENSLSGAIPSWLFLLPSLQQIDLAKNGITSVSVAAPNSNSELVAVDLSYNKLEGNLPEEFADYAALRSLALSYNKLRGPIPWQYSRKGSTLRRLYLDGNYLNGSPPQGLFSGGGQVSGSLGDNCLRRCPAASELCLKSQKPASICQQAYGGKPKPKPKPKS from the coding sequence ATGCATCGCAATCTCACACCACATTTTCCCCAAATTAAATCCCCAATCATGTCTCATTTTTTAACCATCCCCGCCGCCACCGTCCTCCTCCTTTTCCTCATCACCGCCGCATCGTCATCCGCCGACCCCTCGGAGACCGCCGCCCTCCGCGCCTTCAAATCCTCCGTGAAGCCCGCCTCCATCCCCCCTTCCTCCTGCCTCGCCACGTGGAACTTCTCCTTCGACCCCTGCGCCGCGCCGCGCGTCACCCACTTCACGTGCGGCGTCACGTGCGCCGCTGGCCGAGTCGTCCAACTTACCCTCGACTCGCAGGGCTACTCAGGCACGCTCACCCCGCTCATCTCCCAACTCAGCCAACTCGTCACCCTCGACGTCGGCGAGAACGACTTCCACGGCCCCATCCCCGCCTCCATCGCTTCCCTCCCCAACCTCCGCAACCTAATCCTCCGCGTCAACTCCTTCTCCGGCGCCCTCCCCGCCTCAATCGCCGCCGCCAAATCGCTCACCACGCTCGATCTCGCCCGCAATTCCATCTCCGGCGCCCTCCCCGACCTCAGCCCCCTCGAATCCCTCACCCGCCTCGACCTCAGCTACAACAAGCTCACCGGCGCCCTCCCCCGCCTCCCCCCAAATCTCAACGAATTAGCCCTAAAATCCAACTCGCTCTCCGGCCAACTCACCAAATCCTCCTTCTCCGAGTTGACTCACCTCATGGTGCTCGAGCTCGCCGAGAACTCCCTCTCCGGCGCGATTCCCTCGTGGCTCTTCCTCCTCCCGTCGCTGCAGCAGATCGACCTCGCCAAAAACGGTATCACGAGCGTCTCCGTCGCCGCGCCGAATTCCAACAGCGAGCTCGTCGCGGTGGATTTGAGCTACAATAAGCTGGAGGGGAATTTGCCGGAGGAATTCGCCGATTATGCGGCGCTCCGGTCGCTGGCGCTGAGCTACAACAAGCTGAGGGGGCCGATTCCGTGGCAGTACAGCAGGAAGGGATCGACGCTGCGGAGACTCTACCTGGACGGTAACTACTTAAACGGTTCGCCGCCGCAGGGGCTGTTCTCCGGCGGCGGGCAGGTGTCGGGCAGCTTGGGGGACAATTGCCTGCGGAGGTGCCCGGCGGCGTCAGAGCTTTGCTTGAAATCGCAGAAACCGGCTTCGATTTGCCAGCAAGCCTATGGTGGGAAACCCAAACCCAAACCCAAACCCAAATCTTGA